Sequence from the Magallana gigas chromosome 4, xbMagGiga1.1, whole genome shotgun sequence genome:
TTATTGCTATGGGAATCCATGCACTCATGGAAACTGTACGGATCTTTCCAATACATTTCAATGTTCCTGCGAGGTGGGATGGGTTGGTCAGCAATGTAACAACACTGACTACTGCTTGAGTGATCCATGTTTTCAAAATGGTACTTGTATGAATAACATAGATACATTCAGTTGTCTGTGTCCTCTGGGATGGACTGGGAAAAGATGCGAGCTTAAAGATACTTGTCTGAGTACTCCATGTCATAACAATGGCAGTTGTACAGTCGATAAGAAAGGGATAACATGTACTTGTGCATCAGGATGGACCGGTCCAACCTGCAATGAGGTTGACTACTGCTATGGAGACCCTTGTAGGAACAATGGTACCTGTGTGAATGGTCTGACTGGTTATTTTTGCCAGTGTCCATCACGTTTTACTGGATCGAATTGTGAGACTGATGCCTGTTTGAATCAGACATGTAGCGGACAGGGGACTTGCCGAGCTTCCCGAGATGGGTTTGTTTGCGATTGTTTCGACGACTTTGTAGGATTACTCTGTGAAAGCAAGAATCCTTGTAAAGCGTACTCTTGTTTCAACGGAGGGAATTGCACCGTAGTAAAACATGATAATTTGTCTATATCATATAACTATACTGCCGCATGTGTTTGTCCGAACACGTGGAAGGGAAGTAGGTGCGAGAACGATGTTGATGAATGTCATGTAAAATCAACATGTGGGAGACATGGACACTGCTCAAATAGTAAAGGAGATTTCACGTGCTTCTGTGATCCTGGATACGAAGGGAAACACTGTGAAAGCGACATCAACGAATGTGCCTCCATGCCGTGTAAAAATAATGGGACTTGTGAGAATCGGGTCGGGAACTTCCTCTGTCGATGCAGTCAGTACTGGACAGGTACCTACTGTGACCAAGACATAGACGAATGCAAATATCATCCATGTGAAAACCAGGGAACGTGTCAAAATCTTTTAGGAAACTACTCTTGTACCTGCGATAAATTTTGGACGGGAAGACACTGCGAAAAGCACATAGACGCATGTCATGCCCAGCCCTGCAAAAACGGTGCGACGTGCATAGATTTAGACACAACTTTCTATTGCAAATGTGATTCTCGATTTACAGGACGCCATTGTGATGTCGATGTTAACGAATGCCAATCACAACATCCATGTCGGAATGGTGGATCGTGTATAAATACGGAGGGAGGATTCCACTGCAACTGTACGTCATACTTTGAAGGAGAGCAATGTGAAAATGACGTGGATGAGTGTTCCTCCAATGTTTGTCCTAGCGGCACGGCGTGTGTGAATAAACAGCCTGGCTACGAATGTCAAGATTGTTCTCTGTATTCTTGTTATCACCATGGAACATGTATAGATTCCCCCACTTCAGGTCCAAAATGCATCTGTCCTAAAGACTGGACGGGAGATCACTGCGAACAGAGAGATTTCTGTCGCTTTGATCCGTGCGGTCCCTTGCAGCTCTGTAAGAATACAGAACACGCTTATATTTGTGACTACCATCCATGTCTGAGTTCACCGTGCTATAACAATGGAACATGTGTGGAAATCCGAAGTGATATTCGATGTGACTGTCCGAGAGGTTGGATGGGTGAATTGTGTCAGGTGCGAGATTACTGCGCAAGCAGCCCGTGTGACCACAATGGTACCTGTGTAAATCTTGCAGATGGTTTCAAGTGCACCTGTCAGCCTGATTGGCTCGGGCGCACCTGTTCGATCTTTGATTACTGCTATTCTAAACCATGTTTGAACGACGGAGTTTGCGCAAACAGACCTGACACATACCAGTGCTTGTGCCACCAGCAGTGGATGGGGAAAAGCTGTGAATTAAGAAATTATTGTAGTGAAATGCCTTGCGAAAATCGGGGTATTTGTACCAACACGAACTCCACGTACAACTGTCTGTGTTCAAATGAATGGATAAGTCAGAATTGCTCGGTTTATAACTATTGTTTTAACAATCCATGTACGAACGGTGCGACCTGCATCAACATGCAGTCTGACTTCAACTGCACTTGTCCTCTTGGCTATACAGGGCGACACTGTGAAATCGCCATAGACTATTGTGCTTCGTCGCcatgtcaaaacaacggaacatGTGTTAATTCACCTTACGGATACTTTTGCACATGCGCAGCGGGCTATGTTGGACACAACTGCGAAAGAGATTTAGATGAATGTAAGATCGACATGTGTCCCGCAAGGTCAACTTGTTTTAACTATGAAGGGGGGTACACGTGCATTTGGACTGCACAAAGGGCAAGAATGAAACGGGGATTGCTCAAAAACAAAGGTAACATTTAATGTTCACTATTTCGATATCACGATGATTGACTTTAAATTGAATAGAAcaaaatttgttgacggttttgtaaaaatattttttttcttcagataatgCACTTTtaacataggcgtcggaaccgggggggctagggggggcttagcccccccactttttttgcaaagttatacctaaccattagaaacatagcatgatagagggttcagccccccccactttttatcgCAGGAAAGactattgttcctaaatttaccttgagaGGTTAGATttagaagcatactagccccccccccccccccccccccacggattaggaatttcatgattttggagaaaaaaaaaatttgggtaagtaaatttttttttggaagtatagtatactcccccccccccccccccccccccccccccggattaggatttccatgattttgggaattactttttcctcaatatttctgaggattagtctagcccccccactttcaatttgcttccgacgcctatgtttAAAAGTCACAATTCCATCTATAAAGAACAAGGAAAGTTCTGAGAAGTTCCTGAGCCTTTTGCAGAATATGTTCGATTTAAAAGTGTGCTCAAGAAAGTCAACAATCATTCCAGTTCTTTATGACGTGAATCACACGTAGgttcttttattttcagaattatGATATAAtccattgtttaaaaatcataaaaaaaatcatgttgcTGTATTGTCGTCAgtcatttaaatgaaattaaatacatgctACTCTCATTGAAACCACAAGTTCACTTTGCAATTGCAAACTAGCATATTACTCTCTTTGTTTTTCAGATCTGGGAAGATTGATTTTCTGTTTAAAGCTTTGTGTGAAAATGAAGATGTCAGAAAATTGGATTTTGAAAAGACATTAAGAAGCTATAATTTAATGATCacttaaaaaattctaaaaaaaacttatgAAAAAAGCCTATttgatggagagagagagagagagagagagagagagagagagagagagagagagagagagagaatcagaTTGTAATTAAAAGAGAGATAATATCAACAGTATCAATGTTGTTTGACTTGTGAACCCAGCGGCGAACTGTCTTAAAAGATGTTTAAATCACATTGTAGATGACATGTATTTTCATACTACGTAATCCATTCTGTTCGGATTACTTTAAGGATTTTCGTTCGGAATACCTCTTATCTTTTCAGCTTCAatgcaaaaaacatttttttgtgtttgttgacattgaatttgaattctcgctacacataataaaataattatttaaaaaaaattattagtagatttttcttttttaccaaatccaaaacaactttttaaaaaagacagacacagacaatgattttataaaaagggaagagaatacatgtatgtaccgaAAGCCCGTAAAATAGATGGAAATggaaaaatgtatacaaaaacaaactttttttccaaattgcgtggaactttgttttgaaagtttttccATGTGATTAAATGCTTGCGAATCTGCGAGTAGTACCGTTATGActctataaaagtaaagaagATTTTGGGGTTGGATGTT
This genomic interval carries:
- the LOC105344771 gene encoding neurogenic locus notch homolog protein 1; amino-acid sequence: MDEDECFFEPCNGGLCLNTLGSFSCSCPGGTTGKTCDTLMTSQCSNSTCHNHGVCKTSSDGNTTTVNCNCEFGYMGADCRFRDYCSIHGCVNGGTCVNAANSSFCVCQEGFSGKDCELHDYCSSSPCNHLGKCSNIYNGFHCDCAQGYSGVTCDVRDFCQNQKCHGHGECFTGQSGFHCECEDGFIGKECEQHDFCFNVTCPISQKCFNQKSGHSCVCPGGLTGEKCDRLDRCYIDPCHGHGICTNTDSGYTCNCDGGWKMNDCSKRDYCYGNPCTHGNCTDLSNTFQCSCEVGWVGQQCNNTDYCLSDPCFQNGTCMNNIDTFSCLCPLGWTGKRCELKDTCLSTPCHNNGSCTVDKKGITCTCASGWTGPTCNEVDYCYGDPCRNNGTCVNGLTGYFCQCPSRFTGSNCETDACLNQTCSGQGTCRASRDGFVCDCFDDFVGLLCESKNPCKAYSCFNGGNCTVVKHDNLSISYNYTAACVCPNTWKGSRCENDVDECHVKSTCGRHGHCSNSKGDFTCFCDPGYEGKHCESDINECASMPCKNNGTCENRVGNFLCRCSQYWTGTYCDQDIDECKYHPCENQGTCQNLLGNYSCTCDKFWTGRHCEKHIDACHAQPCKNGATCIDLDTTFYCKCDSRFTGRHCDVDVNECQSQHPCRNGGSCINTEGGFHCNCTSYFEGEQCENDVDECSSNVCPSGTACVNKQPGYECQDCSLYSCYHHGTCIDSPTSGPKCICPKDWTGDHCEQRDFCRFDPCGPLQLCKNTEHAYICDYHPCLSSPCYNNGTCVEIRSDIRCDCPRGWMGELCQVRDYCASSPCDHNGTCVNLADGFKCTCQPDWLGRTCSIFDYCYSKPCLNDGVCANRPDTYQCLCHQQWMGKSCELRNYCSEMPCENRGICTNTNSTYNCLCSNEWISQNCSVYNYCFNNPCTNGATCINMQSDFNCTCPLGYTGRHCEIAIDYCASSPCQNNGTCVNSPYGYFCTCAAGYVGHNCERDLDECKIDMCPARSTCFNYEGGYTCIWTAQRARMKRGLLKNKDNALLKVTIPSIKNKESSEKFLSLLQNMFDLKVCSRKSTIIPVLYDVNHTSGKIDFLFKALCENEDVRKLDFEKTLRSYNLMIT